The window AGATTGCCATGAGACGTTTTGAGAAAACATCGATGGACGGCAACACGGCTGCTGCCCACGTGGCCTATGCGTTCAGCGACGTGGCAGCCATCTACCCGATTACGCCTTCCTCCCCCATGGGGGAACTCGCCGACGAATGGGCAGCTAAGGGACGGAAGAATATCTTCGGCCAGGTGGTGGATGTGATCGAGATGCAGTCGGAGGCAGGGGCTGCGGGCGCGGTGCATGGCTCGCTGTCGGCAGGGGCCTTCACCACCACCTTCACCGCTTCGCAGGGGCTGATGCTCATGCTGCCGAACATGCACAAGATCGCCGGCGAGATGCTGCCCACGGTTTTCCACGTGTCGGCGCGCTCGCTTGCCTGCCAATCGCTGTCGATCTTCGGCGACCACTCCGACGTGATGTCTGCCCGCAACACCGGCTTTGCCTTGATGGCTGCCGCTTCCATCCAGGAGATCATGGACCTGGCGGTGGTGTCGCACCTGGCTACCCTCAAGTCCAAAGTGCCTTTTCTCAACTTCTTCGATGGCTTCCGCAGCTCGCACGAAATTCAAAAGATCGAAGTCATCGACTACGACACCATGCGAGAGATGCTGGATTGGCGCTACGTCGAGGAGTTCCGCAGCCGCGCCCTGAATCCGGAGAGGCCACGCGTCAAAGTCGGTGCCGAAAACCCTGATGTCTACTTCCAGGGCCGCGAGACGGTGAACAAGTACTATCAGGCCTGCCCGGCCATCGTGCAGGAGTACATGGATCTGCTGGCAAAGTACGTCGGCCGGCAGTACCACCTGTTCGACTATGTGGGCGCGCCGGACGCCGACAAGGTGATCGTGGCCATGGCCAGCGGCTGCGAGACCATCGAGGAGACCATCAACTACCTGAACGCCAAGCGCGGCACAAGGCTCGGTCTGGTGAAGGTGCGCCTGTTCAGGCCATTTGCCGCCGAGGAGTTCGCCAAGGCCGTGCCCAAGACGGTGCGCAAGATCGCGGTGCTGGACAGAACCAAGGAGCCAGGCTCCATTGGCGAGCCCTTGTTCTTAGACGTAGTGGCGGCGCTGAAAGGGCGACCGGAGGTCACCATCATCGGCGGCCGCTATGGCCTCTCCTCCAAGGAGTTCACGCCATCGATGGTCAAAGCGGTGTACGACCACTTAGATGGCAAGTGCACTCACGGCTTCACGGTGGGCATCACCGACGATGTCACCTTCACCTCGATCCCGATCAACGAGCGGCTCAATACCGTGCCGGAGGGCACCATCTCCTGCAAATTCTGGGGATTGGGTGCCGATGGCACAGTCGGTGCTAACAAGAACTCCATCAAGATTATCGGCGACAACACCGACATGTACGCGCAGGGGTACTTCCAGTACGACTCCAAGAAGTCGGGCGGCATCACGCGCAGTCACCTGCGCTTTGGCCATTCGCCAATCCAGTCCGCGTACTTGGTGGAGGACGCCGACTTTATCGCCTGCCACAACCAGGCCTTCATCGGCCGCTACGACGTGCTGGAAGGAATCAAGGAAGGCGGCGTCTTCTTGCTCAACTCCAACTGGTCACGCGAAGAGGCATTCGAGAACCTCACCGAGGACATGCAGCGCACCATCATCGAGAAGAAGGTCAAGTTTTACAACATCGACGCGCTGCGCATTTCGGAGGAGGTGGGGCTCGGGCGGCGGATCAACACGGTGATGCAGGTCGCCTTCTTCCTCATCTCCCGCGTGCTGCCCCGCGACACAGCCATCGCCATGATCAAGGAGGCCATCAAGAAGACCTACGGCAAAAAGGGCGAAGACTTGGTGAAGATGAACTGGGCGGCAGTGGACAGGACGGCGGAGGCACTTGTGGAAGTGCCAGTACCTCCCACCCTCCCCGGGAAGCACCGCGAGGCTAAGAAGCTCGTGCCCGACGATGCGGACGAGTTCACCAAGAACGTCATCGAGCCCATCATGCGCGAGAAGGGCGACCAGATTCCGGTTTCCCAGATGCCCTTCGATGGATATGTGCCGTCAGGTACCTCCGCCTTGGAGAAGCGCGGCATTGCGCCTTACGTGCCGCATTGGATCCCGGAAAACTGCATCCAATGCAACCAGTGCTCGTTCGTCTGTCCGCACGCGGCCATTCGCGCCAAGCTCATCGATCGCACCTTGCTGAGTGGCGCACCTGCCACTTTCAAGACATTGCGCGCCACCGGCAAGGATGGCGAGCAATACGACTACAAGGTGCAGGTATTCGTGGAGGACTGCGTCGGGTGCCTGAATTGTGTCAACGAATGCCCGAAAGAGGCGCTGGTGGCCAAGCCCATCGAGGAGGAACGGGCAGCAGGGGAAAACGACAATGTCGCCTTCTTCCTGTCACTGCCCGAAAACGTGTTGAGCACCGTGGTCAAAGAGACTACGGTCAAAGGGAGCCAGTTCCGGCAGCCACTGTTGGAGTTCTCGGGTGCGTGTGCCGGCTGTGGCGAGACGCCGTACGTACGCCTGCTGACGCAACTCTTTGGCGAGCGCATGATTATCGCCAACGCCACTGGCTGCTCCTCCATCTGGGGCGGCACCTTCCCGACCATCCCTTACACCAAGACCCCCGAGGGCTACGGCCCTGCCTGGGCGAACTCGCTCTTTGAGGACAACGCTGAATATGGCTTTGGCATGCGCTTGGCAGTGGATGCGAACCGTCGGCAATTGCTGAGCCACGTGGACCGCATCCTGGCCATGGGCGTGGATGGCGAGCTGAGGAGCGCGCTCCTCAAGGCCAAGGAGCTGTGGGAGGACACGAGCCAGACCGCCATGGAGAACGCGCGCCTCATTCAGCGGCTGCTCCCCGGGGCGATCGCCAAGGCTGGCGACGAGGCGAAGACGGTGTTGAGCCGCATTCGCGAGCTGGAGAGCTACTTCGTGGACAAGAGCATCTGGGCCATCGGCGGCGACGGTTGGGCCTACGACATCGGTTACGGCGGCCTGGACCACGTCATGGCCGCAGGACGCAACGTGAACTTGCTGGTCCTGGATACGGAGGTCTATTCCAATACCGGCGGTCAGGCCTCTAAGGCCACGCCGCTCGGTTCGGTGGCCCGCTTTGCCGAGTCCGGCAAGCCGACCAAGAAGAAAGACTTGGGACTGATGATGATGAGTTACGGCTATGTGTACGTGGCCTCGGTGGCCATGGGCGCCAACAAGAATCAGTTGCTCAAGGCGCTGGTGGAGGCTGAGGCCTACAAGGGGCCGTCCATCATCATTGCCTACGCTCCCTGCATCAATCACGGGATCGACATGTCCTTCACGCAGCAGGAAGAAAAGAAGGCGGTGGATGCGGGCTACTGGGTGTTATACCGCTACAACCCCATGCTCAAGAAGGAAGGCAAGAACCCCTTCATTCTCGATTCGAAGGAACCGCAGATCCCTGTGGCAGAGTTCTTGGAAGGCGAGAAACGCTACAACTCGCTCAAGATCAACTTCCCGGAGAAGGTGCAGAACTACTGGCCGCAGTTCCAGGAGGTGGTCAAGGAGCGTTACGCCTTCTACAAGAAGCTGGCTGAGTAGGAGCTGAAACGGAGGGTCC is drawn from Calditrichota bacterium and contains these coding sequences:
- the nifJ gene encoding pyruvate:ferredoxin (flavodoxin) oxidoreductase, which gives rise to MRRFEKTSMDGNTAAAHVAYAFSDVAAIYPITPSSPMGELADEWAAKGRKNIFGQVVDVIEMQSEAGAAGAVHGSLSAGAFTTTFTASQGLMLMLPNMHKIAGEMLPTVFHVSARSLACQSLSIFGDHSDVMSARNTGFALMAAASIQEIMDLAVVSHLATLKSKVPFLNFFDGFRSSHEIQKIEVIDYDTMREMLDWRYVEEFRSRALNPERPRVKVGAENPDVYFQGRETVNKYYQACPAIVQEYMDLLAKYVGRQYHLFDYVGAPDADKVIVAMASGCETIEETINYLNAKRGTRLGLVKVRLFRPFAAEEFAKAVPKTVRKIAVLDRTKEPGSIGEPLFLDVVAALKGRPEVTIIGGRYGLSSKEFTPSMVKAVYDHLDGKCTHGFTVGITDDVTFTSIPINERLNTVPEGTISCKFWGLGADGTVGANKNSIKIIGDNTDMYAQGYFQYDSKKSGGITRSHLRFGHSPIQSAYLVEDADFIACHNQAFIGRYDVLEGIKEGGVFLLNSNWSREEAFENLTEDMQRTIIEKKVKFYNIDALRISEEVGLGRRINTVMQVAFFLISRVLPRDTAIAMIKEAIKKTYGKKGEDLVKMNWAAVDRTAEALVEVPVPPTLPGKHREAKKLVPDDADEFTKNVIEPIMREKGDQIPVSQMPFDGYVPSGTSALEKRGIAPYVPHWIPENCIQCNQCSFVCPHAAIRAKLIDRTLLSGAPATFKTLRATGKDGEQYDYKVQVFVEDCVGCLNCVNECPKEALVAKPIEEERAAGENDNVAFFLSLPENVLSTVVKETTVKGSQFRQPLLEFSGACAGCGETPYVRLLTQLFGERMIIANATGCSSIWGGTFPTIPYTKTPEGYGPAWANSLFEDNAEYGFGMRLAVDANRRQLLSHVDRILAMGVDGELRSALLKAKELWEDTSQTAMENARLIQRLLPGAIAKAGDEAKTVLSRIRELESYFVDKSIWAIGGDGWAYDIGYGGLDHVMAAGRNVNLLVLDTEVYSNTGGQASKATPLGSVARFAESGKPTKKKDLGLMMMSYGYVYVASVAMGANKNQLLKALVEAEAYKGPSIIIAYAPCINHGIDMSFTQQEEKKAVDAGYWVLYRYNPMLKKEGKNPFILDSKEPQIPVAEFLEGEKRYNSLKINFPEKVQNYWPQFQEVVKERYAFYKKLAE